One window from the genome of Gavia stellata isolate bGavSte3 chromosome 10, bGavSte3.hap2, whole genome shotgun sequence encodes:
- the LOC132317626 gene encoding peroxisomal membrane protein PEX13-like: MRNLGSSSSGGSQYSSQDSYSSGASQYGGHGSSSYGGSHYGGQGSPSSGGSQYGGQGPSFSGGSHYGGQGIASSGSSQYSGQGYSSGGSQSGGQGGCVCPGGSSYD, from the exons ATGAGGAACTTg ggcTCGTCTTCCTCTGGAGGCAGTCAATACAGTAGCCAA GATTCATATTCCTCTGGAGCTAGCCAGTATGGTGGACAT GGGTCATCATCTTATGGAGGCAGCCATTATGGTGGACAA GGTTCACCTTCTTCAGGAGGCAGCCAGTATGGAGGACAG GGTCCATCTTTCTCAGGTGGCAGCCATTATGGAGGACAG GGTATAGCTTCTTCAGGAAGCAGCCAGTACAGTGGACAG ggctACTCTTCAGGAGGCAGCCAGTCTGGTGGACAg GGTGGATGTGTATGCCCCGGTGGAAGTTCA TATGATTGA